The nucleotide sequence TTCTTTTGTTGGTATAGTATCTGTTATCGTTTTAGGAAAATTATTTGGTATGGATGATAAATTAATTTTTTCTCTTATGCCTAAATCTATAACTACTCCTTTTGGGATCGAAGTTAGCTCTATGCTTGGAGGAATTCCTGCAATAACAGTGGTAAGTATTATGCTTACAGGTATAGCTGGTAACGTAACAGCTCCTCTTATCAGTAAGATTTTTAGAGTAAAACACTCTGTAGCTGTTGGTATTGGAATTGGAGTTTCAAGCCATGCTGTTGGAACTTCAAAAGCTATGGAAATTGGTGAAGTAGAAGGTTCTATGAGTGCCTTATCAATAGTATTTGCTGGAATTCTAACTTTAGTATGGGCACCACTTTTAAAACTTTTAGTATAGGAGGATAATATGATAAAAGAAGCTTGTGTTGAATCTTTTGAAAAATCTTTAGAAGCTCAAAATAATGGAGCAAATAGAATAGAACTTTGTGAAAATTTAGCAGTTGGAGGAACAACTCCTTCTTATGGAACAGTTAAAATTTGCTTAGAAAAATTAAATATTCCTATTTTTCCTATGATTAGAGCTAGAGGCGGAAATTTTGTTTATTCTAAGGATGAAATAGAAATTATGAAAGAAGATATTAGAATATTTAAGGAATTAGGAGTTAGGGGAGTTGTTTTCGGATTTTTAACTTCTGATAACAAAATAGATTTAGAACTTACAAAGGAATTGGTTGAATTAGCTTCTCCTATGGAAGTAACTTTTCATAAAGCAATAGATGAAATCTCTAATCCTTTAGACTATATCGAAGATTTAATAAATATAGGTGTAAAAAGGATTTTAACTTCGGGTGGTAAAGCAACTGCCTCAGAAGGAAGTGATTTAATAAATCAAATGATAGAAAAAGCAAACAGTAGATTAAAAATTGTTGTTGCTGGAAAAGTTACAAAAGAAAATCTTAATGAGTTACAAAACTTAATTCCTGCTGATGAGTTTCATGGAAAATTAATTGTCTAAAAATCTTATGTTTTCTATTCTAATTAATAAATAAAATATATATTTTTACCTTTCTTTATATATTTTTTACTAATTTAATAAAAAAGTTGCTTTTTATTCATTTTTATATTATTATAGTATATATTATTTATATAAAAATTTTTCAATTTTTTTCAAATCATTTCAGATTAAACTTAAATTGAACACTGAGAGAATTTTTACAAAATTATATCAATAATTAAATAATATAAATATTTTTAAGGAGGAGTTTATGGAAAAAGAAAAGAAAAAAGGAATTCAAAGGTTTTTGGATTTTGTTGAAAGAGGAGGGAATAAGTTACCACATCCATTAACATTGTTCTGGATATTCTGTGTAATTATTGCAATTATATCTGCAATAGCAGCATCTTCAGGAGCATCTGTTACTTATGAAGCATTTGACAGAAAAGAAAATGTAATTAAAGAAACTACTTTAACAATTAAGTCTTTATTGAATGCTGAAGGAATAAGATATATTTTCTCTTCTATGGTTAAAAACTTTACTGGATTTGCACCTCTAGGAACTGTTTTAGTTGCTCTTATTGGTATAGGAGTTGCTGAAGGTAGTGGACTTATGAGTGCAACTATGAAAAAAGTTGTTACTGCTACACCTAAAAGATTTTTAACTGCAATGGTTGTTTTAGCTGGAGTTATGTCAAATATAGCTTCTGACGCAGGATACGTTGTATTAATTCCTTTAGGAGCAGTTATATTCTTATCATTTGGTAGACACCCAATAGCAGGTCTTGCTGCAGCATTTGCTGGAGTTTCAGGGGGGTTCTCAGCTAACCTTTTACTTTCTACAACAGACCCACTATTATCTGGTATTACAACAGAAGCTGCAAAATTATTAAATCCTAGTTATTTTGTAAACCCAGCTTCTAACTACTACTTTATGGCGGCATCAACATTCTTAATTACTATTATGGGAACTTTTATAACTGAAAAAATTATTGAACCAAGACTTGGTGAATATAAAGGTGAAGTTATAGTTGACCACAATGAATTAACAGATAAAGAAAGAAAAGCTTTAAGATGGGCAGGAGTTTCTGTTTTAGTATTCTGTGCTGTAATAGGTTTCTTGATTCTTCCAGAAAATGCAATTTTAAAAGTTGATGGAAACTTAAAACAATGGACACATGATGGACTAGTTCCTACTTTAATGATGTTCTTCTTAGTACCTGGTATCGTATATGGTAAAGTTGCAGGAACTATAAAAAATGATAAAGATGTTGCTAAAATGATGGGATCTTCTCTTGCAACTATGGGTGGATACTTGGCACTTTCATTTGCTGCCGCTCAATTCGTTGCTTATTTCTCTTATACAAACTTAGGAACTTTCGTAGCTGTTAAAGGTG is from Fusobacterium periodonticum 1_1_41FAA and encodes:
- a CDS encoding LrgB family protein yields the protein MKEIIVSNLFFGLILSYFALEIGKWVFKKTQTPLCNPFLIGTIIVIVILKIFNISTDDYYKGAGMILFLLGPATVALAIPLYKKWNLFKKFFVPVMTGAIVGSFVGIVSVIVLGKLFGMDDKLIFSLMPKSITTPFGIEVSSMLGGIPAITVVSIMLTGIAGNVTAPLISKIFRVKHSVAVGIGIGVSSHAVGTSKAMEIGEVEGSMSALSIVFAGILTLVWAPLLKLLV
- a CDS encoding copper homeostasis protein CutC is translated as MIKEACVESFEKSLEAQNNGANRIELCENLAVGGTTPSYGTVKICLEKLNIPIFPMIRARGGNFVYSKDEIEIMKEDIRIFKELGVRGVVFGFLTSDNKIDLELTKELVELASPMEVTFHKAIDEISNPLDYIEDLINIGVKRILTSGGKATASEGSDLINQMIEKANSRLKIVVAGKVTKENLNELQNLIPADEFHGKLIV
- a CDS encoding AbgT family transporter, giving the protein MEKEKKKGIQRFLDFVERGGNKLPHPLTLFWIFCVIIAIISAIAASSGASVTYEAFDRKENVIKETTLTIKSLLNAEGIRYIFSSMVKNFTGFAPLGTVLVALIGIGVAEGSGLMSATMKKVVTATPKRFLTAMVVLAGVMSNIASDAGYVVLIPLGAVIFLSFGRHPIAGLAAAFAGVSGGFSANLLLSTTDPLLSGITTEAAKLLNPSYFVNPASNYYFMAASTFLITIMGTFITEKIIEPRLGEYKGEVIVDHNELTDKERKALRWAGVSVLVFCAVIGFLILPENAILKVDGNLKQWTHDGLVPTLMMFFLVPGIVYGKVAGTIKNDKDVAKMMGSSLATMGGYLALSFAAAQFVAYFSYTNLGTFVAVKGADFLQSIGLTGLPLIVLFVLVAAFINLFMGSASAKWAIMAPIFVPMLMRLGYTPEFTQLAYRIGDSSTNIITPLMTYFAMIVAFMQKYDKESGMGTLISVMLPYSMCFLVGWTIFLVIWFMTGLPIGIEGAIHLTGM